CCGTGCTCTGCGAGTCGTGTGAGGTCCGCCATCGCGGCCTTTGCGGTGTTCTGGAGCCGGATCAACTCGTCGCACTCGCCAAAACGTCCACCAAGCACAAGATCAGCGAAGGCGCCGAATTGATCGGCGACGCCGAGCGGATCGAGAATTACTCGAACGTGCTCTCGGGCGTGGTCAAGCTGAGCAAGGTCATGGCGGACGGCCGCCAGCAGATCGTTGGCCTCCAGTTCGCTCCCGACTTCCTGGGTCGCCCGTTCAGGGCGGAAAGCGACATCAACGTCGAGGCGGCGACGGAGGTGTCGCTGTGTTCCTTCCCCCGTTCGGCCGTCGAGCGGCTGATGAAGGAACAGCCGGAGCTGGAGCATCGACTGCTCCAGCAGACGCTGAAGGAACTCGACGAGGCGCGAGACTGGATGCTGACGCTCGGCCGCAAGACCGCGGTGGAGAAAGTCGCAAGCTTCCTCCTGATGATTGCGCGCAATTCCCATCCGAACGGCCAAGCCGGTCGGCAGAGCCTGAGCTTCGACCTGCCGCTCAAGCGCGCCGATATCGCCGATTTCCTGGGGTTGACGATCGAGACGGTCAGCCGGCAGCTCACCAAGCTGCGCGCGGAGGGAGTCATCTCCATCGAGAACAACCGCCACGTGACGATCGGCAACCTGGCCCGGCTGGAGGCTTGCGCCGGCGCTTGATGCGCGCGCCGGCTCACACGGCCGCGGACGGCGGGCGATACAGGCTCGGCAACACATGCTCCCGCTCGAAGGCGATGTGGCGACGCAGCGTCTCGAAGAATGCCCTCAGCATGAAGCCCAATGCTTCAGGATTGTCGACCGGACCCCCGCGGCCGATCGTCATCAGCACCTCGGTGATGTCCTGGGCGGCGCACTCGTCCTCGACATGCTCGGTTGTCAGCCGACGGATCGAAGACGCGCTTGCCGCAGCATCAGTGAAGCTCTTGCGGAAGGCGGGGAAGACGACGTCTTCTTCGTATCGATGACTGACGCGCAGCAGCGGTACGAGGATGCCTGCGAGCTGCAGGCACCTCAGCCGATCGACGGCCGGTAGAGAATCGGCAAGTTCCTCAAGCGCCTCGCAGAGCCTGAGCTTCTCGTCATGAGCGCTCCATACGTCCTCGCAAGGCGCAGGGCCGTGATTGCCGCAGGCCGCGGCGATCGGGCACCCCTCCCGGATGCTGCACCGGCCTGCGGTCGTCTGCTCAAGCTGAATATTCACACGCATCTCCACCGACCTCTCACGCAGAAGGCTGACGCAATGTCGCACCGTGGGCTTTGATTTGGATCAAGGCGCGAGCTTGAAGCGTGCGGAATGGCTGGCGGCGCGGGCCGTCTCTGAGTCCCGTGCATCGGAATTCCGCGTCGGGGACCTTTTTCATGAGATTCGGACCAGAGATTATCGGCGTCGGCCTGTTCGCGTTCGCCGCCCTCATGGGCGTCGCCTTCGCGGCCGACGACCTCTTCCGCCAGCACATGTGGGTGCTGTTTTTCGTGCTCGGCACGACCACCGTGGTCCTCCTGCGCAGGGCGAGCTTCGCGCCTGAGCAGCGGGTCGATCCCGACGCCTTCATGGATGACCCGATCCGCTACGGCGCGATCGCCACCATGTTCTGGGGCGTCGTCGGCATGCTGGTCGGCGTCATCGTCGCGCTGCAGCTCGCCTATCCGGACCTCAATCTCGAGCCCTGGTTCAATTTCGGCCGCATGCGGCCGCTGCATACGTCCGGCGTGATCTTCGCCTTCGGCGGCAACGCGCTCATCGCCACTTCGTTCTACGTCGTGCAGCGCACGTGCCGCGCACGGCTGTTCGGCGGCAATCTCCCCTGGTTCGTGTTCTGGGGCTATCAGCTTTTCATCGTGATGGCGGCGACGGGCTATCTGCTCGGCTCCACCCAGAGCCGCGAGTATGCCGAACCCGAATGGTACGTCGACCTCTGGCTGACGATCGTCTGGGTCGCCTACCTCGTCGTGTTCCTGGGCACGATCCTGAAGCGCAAGGAACCGCATATCTACGTCGCCAACTGGTTCTACCTGTCGTTCATCGTCACGATCGCGATGCTGCACGTGGTCAACAACCTGGCGATCCCGGTCTCGCTGACCGGTTCGAAGAGCTACTCGGCTTTCGCCGGCGTGCAGGACGCGCTGACGCAGTGGTGGTACGGCCATAACGCGGTGGGCTTCTTCCTCACCGCCGGCTTCCTGGGCATGATGTACTACTTCGTGCCGAAGCAGGTGAACCGCCCGGTCTATTCCTACCGGCTCTCGATCATCCACTTCTGGTCGCTGATCTTCCTCTACATCTGGGCCGGCCCGCACCACCTGCACTACACGGCGCTGCCCGACTGGGCGCAGACGCTGGGCATGGTGTTCTCGATCATGCTGTGGATGCCGTCGTGGGGCGGCATGATCAACGGCCTGATGACGCTCTCGGGCGCCTGGGACAAGATCCGCACGGATCCGGTCGTGCGCATGATGGTCGCCGCGATCGCCTTCTACGGCATGGCCACCTTCGAGGGGCCGATGATGTCCATCAAGGCGGTCAACTCGCTGTCGCACTACACCGACTGGACCATCGGCCACGTGCACTCGGGTGCGCTCGGCTGGAACGGCCTGATCACCTTCAGCGCGCTCTACTACATGGTGCCGAAGCTGTGGAACCGCGAGCGGCTGTACTCGATCCGCATGGTCACCTGGCATTTCTGGCTCGCCACGCTCGGCATCGTCGTCTACGCGGCCGTCATGTGGGTGTCGGGCATCATGCAGGGCCTGATGTGGCGCGAGTACGACGAGCAGGGCTTCCTGGTCTACTCGTTCGCCGAGACGGTCCAGGCCATGCATCCCTACTACGTCATGCGGGCGCTGGGCGGACTGCTCTACCTCTCGGGCATCGTCCTGATGGCCTACAACATCGCCATGACCATCCTTGGCCATCAGCGCGAAGAGGCGCCGATCGGCGGCCGTACGCCTGCGCTGCAGCCCGCGGAATAAGGAGCCTCACAATGGGCATTTTGAACAAGCACGGCACCATTGAACGCAACGCGACGCTGCTGCTGGTCGGTTCGTTCCTCGTCGTGACGGTGGGCGGCATCGTCGAGATCACGCCGCTCTTCTACCTCGAGAACACCATCGAGAAGGTGGAGGGCATGCGGCCCTATTCGCCGCTGGAGCTGGCGGGCCGCAACGTCTACGTCCGCGAAGGCTGCTACACCTGCCACAGCCAGATGATCCGCCCGTTCCGCGACGAGGTGGAGCGCTACGGCCACTACAGCCTGGCGGCGGAATCCATGTACGACCACGGGTTCCAGTGGGGGTCGAAGCGCACCGGGCCGGATCTCGCGCGCGTCGGCGACCGCTATTCGAACGAGTGGCACGTCCAGCACCTCATCGAGCCGCGCTCGGTGGTGCCGGAGTCGATCATGCCGCGCTACGGCTTCCTGAAGGACAAGCCGCTCGACACCAAGAACTTCTCCACGAACCTGGTGGCCAACGTCAGGGTCGGCGTGCCCTACACCGACGAGATGATCGCCAACGCCGAAGCCGACCTGAAGGCGCAGGCAGACCCCAACGCCGACACTTCCGGCGTCGAGGCGCGCTACCCCAAGGCAAAGCTGGGCGACTTCGACGGCAATCCGCAGGCCCTGACCGAGATGGATGCACTCGTCGCCTACCTGCAGATGCTGGGCACGCTGGTCGACTTCACGACCTACGACGAAGCAACCGGATATCGCTGAGGCCAGCCATGGAAACCTATACCGCGCTGCGCCAGTTCGCCGACAGTTGGGCGCTGCTCGCCATGACGCTCTTCTTCATCGGCGTCGTCGTCTTCGCCTTTCGGCCAGGCAGCCGCGCAAATGCAGAAGAAGCGGCGCGCATTCCCCTCAAGGACGACTGACATGAGCGACAAGCATATCGACGAAGTCTCCGGCGTTTCGACGACCGGCCACGAGTGGGACGGCATCAAGGAACTCGACAATCCCATGCCGCGCTGGTGGCTGTGGACGTTCTACGCCACCATCGTCTGGGCCCTGGCCTATACCGTCGCCTATCCGGCCTGGCCGCTGATCAATGGCGCGACGAGCGGTCTGCTCGGCCA
This portion of the Mesorhizobium shangrilense genome encodes:
- a CDS encoding Crp/Fnr family transcriptional regulator, translated to MRKDIHSDGIPVLCESCEVRHRGLCGVLEPDQLVALAKTSTKHKISEGAELIGDAERIENYSNVLSGVVKLSKVMADGRQQIVGLQFAPDFLGRPFRAESDINVEAATEVSLCSFPRSAVERLMKEQPELEHRLLQQTLKELDEARDWMLTLGRKTAVEKVASFLLMIARNSHPNGQAGRQSLSFDLPLKRADIADFLGLTIETVSRQLTKLRAEGVISIENNRHVTIGNLARLEACAGA
- a CDS encoding cbb3-type cytochrome c oxidase subunit 3, with product METYTALRQFADSWALLAMTLFFIGVVVFAFRPGSRANAEEAARIPLKDD
- a CDS encoding hemerythrin domain-containing protein, translated to MNIQLEQTTAGRCSIREGCPIAAACGNHGPAPCEDVWSAHDEKLRLCEALEELADSLPAVDRLRCLQLAGILVPLLRVSHRYEEDVVFPAFRKSFTDAAASASSIRRLTTEHVEDECAAQDITEVLMTIGRGGPVDNPEALGFMLRAFFETLRRHIAFEREHVLPSLYRPPSAAV
- the ccoN gene encoding cytochrome-c oxidase, cbb3-type subunit I gives rise to the protein MRFGPEIIGVGLFAFAALMGVAFAADDLFRQHMWVLFFVLGTTTVVLLRRASFAPEQRVDPDAFMDDPIRYGAIATMFWGVVGMLVGVIVALQLAYPDLNLEPWFNFGRMRPLHTSGVIFAFGGNALIATSFYVVQRTCRARLFGGNLPWFVFWGYQLFIVMAATGYLLGSTQSREYAEPEWYVDLWLTIVWVAYLVVFLGTILKRKEPHIYVANWFYLSFIVTIAMLHVVNNLAIPVSLTGSKSYSAFAGVQDALTQWWYGHNAVGFFLTAGFLGMMYYFVPKQVNRPVYSYRLSIIHFWSLIFLYIWAGPHHLHYTALPDWAQTLGMVFSIMLWMPSWGGMINGLMTLSGAWDKIRTDPVVRMMVAAIAFYGMATFEGPMMSIKAVNSLSHYTDWTIGHVHSGALGWNGLITFSALYYMVPKLWNRERLYSIRMVTWHFWLATLGIVVYAAVMWVSGIMQGLMWREYDEQGFLVYSFAETVQAMHPYYVMRALGGLLYLSGIVLMAYNIAMTILGHQREEAPIGGRTPALQPAE
- the ccoO gene encoding cytochrome-c oxidase, cbb3-type subunit II; this encodes MGILNKHGTIERNATLLLVGSFLVVTVGGIVEITPLFYLENTIEKVEGMRPYSPLELAGRNVYVREGCYTCHSQMIRPFRDEVERYGHYSLAAESMYDHGFQWGSKRTGPDLARVGDRYSNEWHVQHLIEPRSVVPESIMPRYGFLKDKPLDTKNFSTNLVANVRVGVPYTDEMIANAEADLKAQADPNADTSGVEARYPKAKLGDFDGNPQALTEMDALVAYLQMLGTLVDFTTYDEATGYR